Below is a genomic region from Fulvia fulva chromosome 5, complete sequence.
TGGTAGCTTCGGTTCTGAGATCATCGAACAAAGACACATTCACAAAATTGATTGCACCCACGCGAGTATGCCATCGGACTCGATGTGAAAGCTCGTGGTGGGTCTCAAACGCTGACTGAATTTCTCTAAGAATCACTATCTACGTGCTGACGGCTTGGCAGGTTCAGCTCAAGTGAATGGTCGGGTAAACGGTCCTGTCTGGACCATCGTCTGACTGACTCGCAACATCATGCTTTCTTCTCGCAACTCCAAGATCTCCTCTCTCATCTACCCCATCAGCTCCTCTTTAGCTGCCAGGATTCCAGCAAGATGGCATATTCTCTGCTTCATGCTTCGAACATCATGGCTGTGACGAGCTTGAAGCTGTTCGTTCTCTTGGCCGTAATCCTGTATCACGCTGGACAACTCTTGCTGGCTGTAAACGAAAGAGTCGGACTGTCTTCTGCAGCGGATTGCTGGTGCTGTTAGGAGGAATGTGGGTAAGTTTCTGATGCGAGCTGCTGTAATGGTGGACGATTGGTGCGTTATATGCTTCCTCTCTGGATGATCGTCGGCGCCATTGGATCCCATGAAGTACGGCTTTTCAACCGATACCTTGCTAGTTGAGTCGATCTCCGTGGAGGAGCAGTCGGAAGGTGGTGGGTACGATACAAGAAGCTCATTGTCTTCATAAATGATGCTGAGATCATGATCAGCGAAGGCATTTCGCTGGATTACCCCCTTCTTTCGGCGACATGATCTGTCCTTGCGCAGCTTGCGGATATGCTTGCAGCTGATTGCGGTCCTCAGCTTGGCGTTGAGACGACGCAGGATCTCTTTCATAATCTTGGTGATCTGCTCAGTCAGTTTCGAATTTGCAGAGGCCCATTCGACATATGTACTGTCAAGATGTGTTGCCTAGACATGAGACATTGGCAAGCATCATTCGATGTCGTGAAATGGCTGTACAGAGAGTCGGAGGCTCATGTAGATGCTTCCAGGCTCCAAAGAATGCTTGTGCCCGACAAAGAAGTCTGAGGTCACATCGAACTTTCGGTGCCAATTGAGGATTATGCGTGCTCTAGATATAAGGATGGTTCGTGTCCGCTCAAGGCTTGAAGTCAAACATCTCGACCAATACTTTCAATGGGCGACGAACAGCCTCGTCTCCGGGACCTCATGCGAGGATGCACAGATTCGCAGCCTAGACTCGGGTCCACGCCTGTCGCAAGACCAGAGGGCAATACTGTCCAGCAAAATCCTATGGAGAGCTTCGTTCCGCCCCTGACCCGCCACAACACTTGGGAAAACTTCGACTCTGCGCATGACGAACCATTCAACGGACAACGAGCGAGCGACCTGAGGATGACGATTCAGCAATCTGCAGAGCCATGGAGTATACAAAGACCTCATTTTGTCCCGCCAAGAATGCCACCAAGCAAGCGCTTATCGTCTCAACAGTTCAAACTCTGCGTTCACCTTGCTACAGCTATCATCCTGAGGGTCAAGGTGGGTGATAATGCAACGGTGGACGCTCTGAGACCACAGCTGGTACGCTTTCAGGGAGAGCTCCACGACGAGGACCATGAAGCTTTCCAAGACAGAGCTGAGAAGCGGTGTCGAGTCGATCGTGCGCTGCAAGGAAGCGACCAAAAGCTGAAGAAAGTGTCTCTGAGGAAGATCGGCGCGGCAATCGCGATAATCCCGCTGTGCCCTGAGAATCGTGGGGACGCGGCCTATACATTTACGCGTGATCTAGAGAAGATCTTTGATGGCGTGTATGAGCGAGATCTTGAGGCGTATTTTGAGGACAACTTCATTGATAGGATGTACGACTACATCCGCAGCAGGGGCTTCCTCCAGCATTTCCACGACAGGGTCGAGGTGTTTCGACGTAGGTGGTTGGAAAATAGATGAGTATCGAGATGAGCAGACTGAGTTTCAGATTCATGTGAGCATTTCGACGTTGCACAGCGATGTGATAAGGCTATTGTAGAATGCTCAGATGAAGGAAGACGTGCCAGGGAACCATATCGCGCTGTTCTCGAGCACGTCTCTTTGTAGTAAGCCGTTCGAACTTCCATTGGGAAAATTTGTTGCTCCAATGCATTTGAAAGAGATGATCATCCACTACCGGAGGACTGCAAACATTCAACGAGCCTTTGTGTAACAGAGTCACTGCTAATAAGGTAGCTATTCACATACTCACCTGCTCTATTCACCTCACCGGTTGCTTAGATGACATTCATTCACCGACTTCACGTGCCAGGCGAAGCTTAGCGTTGGCACTTGGCGCACGAGCCACTCGGCCATTTATATATACCTGACACTCCCTCTCTTGATCACATGGCACTCGCACCCGAGCACCCATCGATACCCTGCGCGCTTTTGGCACCGCATCCCTGGATTCCATCATTCGTCTACTTCTTGTCTGCACCAGCTACCAGCATCGCAGTGACCCGAGCGATCATCAGTAGTGCTTCAACTCTATCACTCGCAACATAGAGATCGTGAGTGCCTTCCCGTGATCAGAATAATACTCCGCTTACGTCGCACAGGCTCCGACAGCATGTCTCCAAACTCGGGCAATGATGAAGGTTCCAATGCCAACAAGACCCCGAAGACACCTAGGACTACTCACGACACTACACCAAATATCAACTCGATGACAGGCACAGCGGGTCCACCGCGCTCATGCTTCATCCCGGGCACGTATTACTGGCCTGACAAGCTACCAGGCTACAAGCCACCTCCGCTCATCGAGTCCTCGCTCAACCGACCTCCATTGCCACCGTGGACCAAGACAGAGGAGAATCAGAAGCAGCATGGTTGTCCGAGGTTTTGCACCTGCAGCACATGTCACGTCAGAAAGGAGAACGGCTGTGCTTACCTGTACTCAGCCAATCGCTCTGAAGGCGGCAGGCTCCCTGAGTTCAACACCGACACGAACTGCGGCATCGATTGTCCGAACATCTGCATCTATTCTTGCTACTGCGATACATGCAAGACCAAGGGCATCAACGGCTACCGTCCAAGCCCAAAGCAGATCCGCGAGGCGGAAAGGGAGGCCGAGGAGGCGCGCTTGAGCACGCGAGCGGGTCGACGAGAGCAGCGCTTGAAGGAGAGAGCTGAGCGCAAAGCATACGAGGCGTACGAAGCATCTATGCGCACACGCCGCCAGCCAACGGAGGCCGAGCGTGAGGCTGAGCGTGAGGCAGATGCCATGATGCGGGAAGGCTAATTGCCAGCTGCTCGAACCTGGCTTTATTATGTCGATAACATCCGTATGGCTTTGCTACCAGCACCGAGACTTTTCACGCACAACTTGACTTCATCCACTTCAACCTCCTGGCAGGCCTTACAGCTAGCTCGGGGATGGGCACATCGAATGACGCGCGTCTTACTTCCGGTTCGTATTGACACGAAATGGCCCAGTGTGGCCGGGTTCTCGAGAGGTTGGCAGAAGAAGAAGTACTGTCACCTAAACAGAAGGGCGTTAGGCATACTCAGACACCATGTCGCAATGCCTCAGCAACCACGACTAAGCTGGGGATGCCGCGCGCATGTTCCAGACAGATGATGCCCTCTGCCCTTCAGATCTACTCATAGGCATGATAGACTGTATGAATGTACTCTCCGGGAGGAATTTGTTCATTTCCAAGATTGGGTGCACCCACTCTCACTTCCCCAAACCCTCTGCAAACCCCGGCGGTGGCGCCACATGCACTTCCCAAAACTTCGTAATATCCTTCTCCATCCTCTCCTTCTGTTCGTCGCTCCTAGTATCATTACCATACTGCTCATGCGTAACACCCACATCGAGAACACCCGCTCTGCTCCCATCTTTCAAATACCTCAAAAACTCCATGCTAACTCTGACATACTCCCTCAAACCTTCATGCACATCGATAGTCGCTCCAGTCGTCCAAGAAAGTAACAATGGCTCAATCAAAGGCGCATCAGTCACGCTCGGATGCGAAGTCTTCAAGCTGGTCATGAACCACGTCGCACCACATCGCGTAAGGACGTCCAGTGCGATATCCCGGACTGTGTCGAAATGTGGACGGCCGTAGAAGATTGTGAGCGCCTTCGACCATGAGTTGGAGTGGATGATGAGGAGAGGGACGTCAATATCTGTGTTCAGCTTGCCGGAGGACTTGCCCGGATCGAGAATGATACCTCCAATAGCGGGATTGCTGTTTGCTTTTGATTCTGGTGACGTCTTGTTCGCACTCCCGAGTGCTTGCAATGCGCCCGTGGCACCGAAAGAGTGGCCAGCTATCGCCAAGTGCGAGAAGTCCAGGCGATCTTTCCAAAGCTCCAGGTCCTTGCCTTCCTTGCGGTAGTTTTGAGTGAAGACTTCTTGTCCGTTTCCCCTGCCGAGGCGCTGCAGGACAGATATGGTCTCCGATATCTCGGCATCGCGAAATGCGAGCTTCTGGAACCGCCAGTCATCGTTAGAAAGTTCCTCGCTAGGCTTCTCTGGTTTCAGCTGATCTGCTCGGAAGAGGAGAACGTTCCTCTTCTTGCCATCGGGCAAGTGTACTACCGATCCTGGACAACTTCCATCCCGATGTTCGATCGCTGCAACCACGACACCACGACTGGCAAGCTCACCACAGTATGCTGTGTAGTCAGTGCGAGAGCTGACGTCGCCGTGCGACATGACGACGACTGGGTACTTCTCAGAAGGCCTTCCATCATCCTGAGGTTGTCCTAACAGAGGCACATCCACCTTCGCAGGGATATCGATCGAACTAGCCAAGCCCCACAACGCAAATGTGAACAAAGGTCTTGAAAAGAAGTTGTTAAAATGTGCTGCTGTAGCATAACCCTCCGCAATCAAACCGATTGGCTTCGGAAACCACTTGTGCTTTGGCTTCGAGCTTCTGGCCCCCTTCGTGGCGGGATAGTACAATGTGAAAAGGACCGTATCCAGCTGGAAGGCATGTTTTCCATCTTTGCGAAAGACAGTATCAACAATCTTCCGTGGTTCTCCGACAGGCACCTCGACATCGATTGCGCCCACCTCATGGGGTCCCGTACTCTGCGGTAGCCTTGAGGCAAAAAGTGGCGACCAGACGATGTAGCAATAAAGGACGTATACCGCTATTATGGCACAGACAATGTACCCAACCGTCAGTCTCGGTTTAAGGATATTCGTAACCTTCTCCAGCCACGAAGACTGCCGGCCATCAAGCCATCTCGGCCGAAGGTCATCCATTCTGTCGTTGGCTCTCTGCAACCACGATCTGGACCAAGTTGGCCTATTCCGAAGCCACCTGGGCCGGGCACTCTCTATGTCGTCGTCCTCTCTCCTTGGCTGAAGGTCGTCACTTTCTGGCAGTGGGAGGGGCGAGTCCGGCTCTTCCCAGGTGCTGATGTTGTCGTCCTCGTAAGGGACTAGCTCGAAATCATCGTGGTACTCGGATGTCCTGGGCATGCTGTGCCAGTGCTATTGTCGTAACATGCTCATTGTGATGATGTTAGTGAAGATAATAAGTGAACAATATTGAATCTGATGAGATGCGCATAAGATGGTCATCGTCTTACGTCATCGAGGTCCGTGCAGCAAGATCACGGCAGATAGTACATTCACTTCTTTCACGACCTTCCATGTATATCACAGACTGGGTGGCAGACAGTGGAAGTGCCCGGGGCTATGCGATGAGTGAGCCGAGTCTCGATTCGTATGTGTGATTGAATCGTGTGTTCACGTCATTTGCAAGGATCCATTCAACTACTGCTTGCTATTCGCATTTCCATTTCTTTCTCGACTATCACCTGAATTTGAATCTCTGCTGCTTGAACAGCTTCCCATGACCATGCGCCAGACTCGCGTACTCAGAGCTGTGGCCCTCGGCTCAAAGTGCTGTTCACCCTGCCAGACCCTGTCGCCTTCAGCAGAACCCTGCATCTTGGAAGACCCTTAAGACCCTCATTCTTTTCTGTTCATCTCCAATCAAAATGTTGCTGGACCCTGCAATCGACGACCCTGAGCGACATCCAGTAGCGTCCGCTTCGTTTTGACCATTTGCGTACCGATTACTGTTCCCTTGTCGTCGCTAGGCTGCGTACAAGCCTTTCAAATTCGACAGGCTTGATTCAGGCCGGCGACGACTCCATTGGTCATTTCGGCGAGGAAGTTCTCCAGCGCATGCGACTCATGGCGGCGAAGGACAACCAATAGTGTGGTGCGCGGCGTTGTCGAAGAATCGTGTCGTGGCTTCCTTGTCGCTCGAGGACGATATGTGGTCGAAAGTGCTTATACTGTTTCGGCTTGTCCGACGGCCCCGTCTTACCGTAGCCTATGTGCTGTACCTGCCTGAAATGGCGGCTGAAGAAATACACACTGTGGTTCTGATATGGTATCTAGATGTTGATCTCAAGACTATACAAGAAGCCTGCCATCCCTTCAATCTGACTGGTATGCTGCGTGCACCCATCTCAACAGCCTCTTATGCTCCGAACGCCGTGATATGCATGCTAAGATCAAATAGTGCAGCACTTCTAGCACGAGCAGCCGGACTGCTCCTCGCCTATGTTGATCGGGATGGTTTCGGGGAAATCCTGGTTAAAGTCCTGAGATTCTTCTTGTGCGAGAGCGTTCCGAGCGATGACTGTATACTGTGGTTAGCCAATAGTCGGTGTAAGGGAGTCCTGGGAGTAACTTACCCTCGAAGGCTTGCTCCACGTTCACTGCTTCCTTGGCGCTCGTCTCAAAGTACGGGATGCCACCTTTCGCCTGACAGAAGGCCATTGCCCGTTTCGAGCTGATTGCCCGCTTGCTTTCCTCGACGTCGACCTTGTTGCCGAGGACTACGAACGGAAAACTGTCTGGGTCCATCGGGCTAGCTTGGATCAGAAACTCGTCTCGCCAGGAGTCTAATGTGTCGAATGACTTCGAGTTGTTGACGTCGTAGACCAGCACGCAGCAGTCGGCACCTCTGTAGAAGGCGACTCCGAGCGACTGGAAGCGTTCCTGTCCTGCTGTGTCCCAAAGCTGCATGGTCACCAGTCGGTCGTCGACAAGGACTTCCTTGGTCAGAAAGTCGGCGCCGATCGTCGCCTTGTATGATGCGCTGAACTTCTTGTTGACCTATGTCCGTATCATCAGTGCTAGACTATGGCGAGTTGCTGTGACTGTGGCGTACATATTGGTTCATCAAGCTCGTCTTTCCTACTCCACTGTCTCCCAGAATTATGACCTGTGCCGGTCAGTGCTTTGCCC
It encodes:
- a CDS encoding Platelet-activating factor acetylhydrolase 2, cytoplasmic, which codes for MPRTSEYHDDFELVPYEDDNISTWEEPDSPLPLPESDDLQPRREDDDIESARPRWLRNRPTWSRSWLQRANDRMDDLRPRWLDGRQSSWLEKVTNILKPRLTVGYIVCAIIAVYVLYCYIVWSPLFASRLPQSTGPHEVGAIDVEVPVGEPRKIVDTVFRKDGKHAFQLDTVLFTLYYPATKGARSSKPKHKWFPKPIGLIAEGYATAAHFNNFFSRPLFTFALWGLASSIDIPAKVDVPLLGQPQDDGRPSEKYPVVVMSHGDVSSRTDYTAYCGELASRGVVVAAIEHRDGSCPGSVVHLPDGKKRNVLLFRADQLKPEKPSEELSNDDWRFQKLAFRDAEISETISVLQRLGRGNGQEVFTQNYRKEGKDLELWKDRLDFSHLAIAGHSFGATGALQALGSANKTSPESKANSNPAIGGIILDPGKSSGKLNTDIDVPLLIIHSNSWSKALTIFYGRPHFDTVRDIALDVLTRCGATWFMTSLKTSHPSVTDAPLIEPLLLSWTTGATIDVHEGLREYVRVSMEFLRYLKDGSRAGVLDVGVTHEQYGNDTRSDEQKERMEKDITKFWEVHVAPPPGFAEGLGK
- a CDS encoding Ypt/Rab-type GTPase ypt7 → MASRKKILLKVIILGDSGVGKTSLMNQYVNKKFSASYKATIGADFLTKEVLVDDRLVTMQLWDTAGQERFQSLGVAFYRGADCCVLVYDVNNSKSFDTLDSWRDEFLIQASPMDPDSFPFVVLGNKVDVEESKRAISSKRAMAFCQAKGGIPYFETSAKEAVNVEQAFEVIARNALAQEESQDFNQDFPETIPINIGEEQSGCSC